A region of the Vibrio sp. YMD68 genome:
TTGCGCTGCTTTTATTACCGCGACTCGTCTTAACACACTTCGATGATACCGCCGCTGGTTTCCCTCATTTCTCCAACTGCTTATTAATCCTTTTCTTTCATAAAAGTGCAACGCAGACACTTTGACTCCAGACCGCTTTGCCGCTTCACCAACACTGATATCCATATCACCTCCCTCGCTCTTTATAGAACACAACTAGTACAGAAAACACCGAGTAGAAAAACCCACTAGGAAATAAGTAAACAAATCACTTTACCTTAACTTAAGTTGAGGTTTTACAGTAGCAACAAATGATATTACTTTCACGGATGAAAACATGAAAAACAAAACAATACCTTATTTAACAGGAAGACTGTTCGACGGCATCTCTTCCGGGCTCTTTATGATGGCTCTGCCTTGGGTCATGTTACAAACCCCGAACATGGGAACGTTTGTCGCTTTGGTCGCGTTAGCCTGTACTGTGGTGTCATTTTTACTAACCCCTCTATTTTCAACCTATATCGATCGGCATTCACGCAAGTTTCTGTTGATCTTGAACCAAGTGATTCAATCGCTAACCGCGGGAGTGGTGATGTTTGCCTATTGGTATGGTTGGAGCTCGCACTGGTTGCTGGCTGGAGCACAGCTGTTCATTTGGGTTTCAAGTAACTTTGCGTGGGCGGCTAACAATGCGTTTACTCAAGAAAACTATGAACGTGACGAATACGCGGCTATTTCGAGCTACCAAGAAATTGTGATGCAAAGCACCACATTAGGCGCTGGGGCGTTAGGCGTGATGTTATTGCAGATTTGGGGCATGTTCGAGTTTGCTTTGTTTGCTGCTGTCGCGTCTGCCCTTGCCGCGTTCAGTTACACACTGACACCTTACCGTCAACAACTGCGCCCAAAGAGCCGTGTTCCATTTTTTAATCAACTACTTGAAAGCAAATCGATCTTTTCTCAGTCGCCAAAATTCTACGGTTTTTTAATGATTTCATGTTTGTCGTACCCAATTCTGACCTTCCTTGGAAAGTTAGTGCCTATCTCTTTTTCAGAACAAGGTTTGTCGGGCCAATGGTACGCTGCCTATAACATTAGTTTTGGCCTGGGTTCATTGCTAACAGGGGTTTTGCTACAACAAATATTGGCGAAATTTTCTCTACAAAATACCATCCAATACGCGATGTTTTTCGTCGCACTCATGTTATTTGGCATGAGTATTTCTAGTGCGCCAGAACTGCTGATAGTGTTCACATTCGGGTTTGGCTTTTTCAATGCCATCAACCGCATTGCAAGAACCAACTGGATGCACCATACCGTTGCAATTGAACAACGAGGACGAGTAGACGGTGGGCTCGCCATGTTTTCAACCCTGGCCCAGAGCTTGAGTTATGTATTGATTGCACTGCTTAGTCACTATCAACACATCTCAATGGGGTTTGCTATCGCCGCGGTTGTCGTGCTCATCGCAAGCATTATGATGCTCAATCTCGGCAGAACTCTGACGGGAAAATCATCGCTTGATATGAAAGGTGCAACAGCGAACAGTTAGGGCTAGGGCCTAGTCACTTCCTTTGAGGAGCTCTGAGGTGGGAGGTGGGATCTCGGCTCTAAACGCTTTTATCCTCATCTAAAAAGGCTGAGCTCGCTAGATCAGCGAGTACTGGCCTTTTTGAGTGCCCGAATCAATGCCCATAATAAAAGCACACCAGTAACAGCCAAACCGATTCCGATCCCCGCCCAAATGCCACCCAGCTCGAAGCGATCCATGAGCCACCAAGCAGCGGGAAGCCCAAATAGCCAGTAGCCGATCGCAGTAATAAAAGTCGGAGCGATGACTATTTTCATCCCTCGTAGCAAGTTAATCGCCAACAGTTGCCAGGCGTCAACAATAAAACTTAGCGCCACCACCCAAATAACCCCC
Encoded here:
- a CDS encoding MFS transporter is translated as MKNKTIPYLTGRLFDGISSGLFMMALPWVMLQTPNMGTFVALVALACTVVSFLLTPLFSTYIDRHSRKFLLILNQVIQSLTAGVVMFAYWYGWSSHWLLAGAQLFIWVSSNFAWAANNAFTQENYERDEYAAISSYQEIVMQSTTLGAGALGVMLLQIWGMFEFALFAAVASALAAFSYTLTPYRQQLRPKSRVPFFNQLLESKSIFSQSPKFYGFLMISCLSYPILTFLGKLVPISFSEQGLSGQWYAAYNISFGLGSLLTGVLLQQILAKFSLQNTIQYAMFFVALMLFGMSISSAPELLIVFTFGFGFFNAINRIARTNWMHHTVAIEQRGRVDGGLAMFSTLAQSLSYVLIALLSHYQHISMGFAIAAVVVLIASIMMLNLGRTLTGKSSLDMKGATANS